GCAACCACATCCACCATGCGACATTTGCGTAGACGGTGGACGATATGCCAGAGAACCGGTTTACCCGCCAGGGGCATAAGCACCTTGCCAGGCAGGCGAGTGGAGCCCATGCGGGCCTGGATGATTGCGGCTACCTTTGGCTTAGCCACGCCAATTCTCCCGCACATGGTTGAGAGGGCGTAATCCATCAATGGGATCGGCCCGCCATTCCCTGTCGGGAAGTTCGGCTGCGGCCGGAATTTTTTCTCCTGCACCGTCAGCCTCAAATCCGGCGACAGTAACGGCAATGACCTCTTTTATCTTCTCCGGCAGCCAGCAATGGCCCGTCTTGAATTCGTCCCCTTCCCCTTCCAGATCCAGATGAAACTCGATCATGCGGGCACCCCAATGGTGAACAGCCCGATAGATAACCGCCGGCGACACGCTGTGATCGGACCATCCCGTGGGGCACGCAAACCTTTCCGCCAAGGTATTAATGGCGGCCAAGTTGCATTGCTCGACCGGCGCAGGATATCCGGAGACACAATGCAGCAGGATCAGGTCCTTGCAACCGGCGGTCCGCACCGTTTCAACGGCGCCATGAATTTCATCCATGGTTGCCATGCCCGTTGAAAGGACCACCGGTTTTCCGGTACGGGCGCAGGCGATCAACAGGTCGGTCCAGAGAAGTTCGTAAGAGGCGATCTTATAGAAGGTCACATGGGGGAGCAGTTCTTCCACCGCATCCAGGTAGAACGGGGTGCAAGAAAATTGAACCTTCCTTTCACGGCATCGGGCTGCCAGGTGGGGCAGGAACTCTACGGGCAGCTCCCAGTCTTTCCGTGCCCGGTGTGTGGGGCTTTTTTCCAAGATCTCCG
This region of Geoalkalibacter ferrihydriticus DSM 17813 genomic DNA includes:
- a CDS encoding N-acetylneuraminate synthase family protein, which translates into the protein MTKPLFVAEVSSNHHRDLERCFRFIDTAAAVGCDAVKFQLFKIEELFAPEILEKSPTHRARKDWELPVEFLPHLAARCRERKVQFSCTPFYLDAVEELLPHVTFYKIASYELLWTDLLIACARTGKPVVLSTGMATMDEIHGAVETVRTAGCKDLILLHCVSGYPAPVEQCNLAAINTLAERFACPTGWSDHSVSPAVIYRAVHHWGARMIEFHLDLEGEGDEFKTGHCWLPEKIKEVIAVTVAGFEADGAGEKIPAAAELPDREWRADPIDGLRPLNHVRENWRG